A part of Streptococcus porcinus genomic DNA contains:
- a CDS encoding alpha-galactosidase produces MSIKFNPKTKEFHLYNNKVSYVFCVLSNGQLGHLYYGKRVNPEESYLQFIEGEYRSLTSFVSEEEPTFSLQHTRQEYPSFGTGDYANAAFMIKTKDGSRLSDFKFYDFQIQKGKPSLEDLPSTYVDSDEEAETLKVQLRDDYSQTLLELTYTLYEDRPVITRHARFEQLGDEDIVLEKALSMSLDLLDSNFKCLHLDGAWGRERHVSVVPLKQGCHSIYSLKGASSAEHNPFLALLRGDANENFGEVFGFSLVYSGNFIGQIDVSPYDEARINFGIHPENFEWLLSKGASFTTPEVVMVYSDCGLNGMSQTFHSLFRQRLVRGKWRDTPRPVLLNNWEAMTFDFDEERILTLAKEAASVGIELFVMDDGWFGKRNSDRSGLGDWTVNLEKLPHGLTGLIESIHEMGMSFGLWIEPEMVNKDSDLYREHPDWIFHHPDRNTSHGRFQYTLNLANEEVYQNIYQQLHQLLANHEIDYIKWDMNRYMSEVFSPLHSSQQQGELFHRYILNLYRLYDALTSEFPNVLFESCSSGGGRFDPAMLYYAPQTWTSDNSDAIERLKIQYGTSMVYPLSSMGCHVSEVPNQQVQRVTPLSTRANVAYFGSFGYELDLSTLNSDEKKAIANQIAFYKNYRHVFQRGEFTRLISPFESKVTAWQVMSEDGDKGFVAFYRTLVTSNEGRQRLMLQNLQPEAIYKINNSKTYSGATLMNAGLVIDKEDFVEGLKDFTSLLISIEKQ; encoded by the coding sequence ATGTCAATTAAATTTAACCCTAAAACCAAAGAATTTCATCTTTACAATAACAAAGTGAGCTATGTTTTTTGTGTCTTATCTAATGGCCAGCTGGGCCACCTTTACTATGGTAAACGAGTTAATCCTGAGGAATCGTATTTACAATTTATAGAAGGTGAATACCGTTCATTGACTTCATTTGTATCGGAAGAAGAACCAACGTTTTCATTACAACACACTCGTCAAGAATACCCTTCGTTTGGAACAGGCGATTATGCAAATGCTGCTTTTATGATCAAGACAAAGGATGGAAGTCGTTTATCAGATTTCAAGTTTTATGATTTTCAGATTCAAAAAGGGAAGCCCTCTTTGGAGGATTTGCCCTCAACTTATGTTGACAGTGATGAGGAAGCAGAGACACTAAAAGTTCAGCTGCGAGACGATTATTCTCAGACGCTATTAGAATTGACTTATACCCTTTATGAAGATCGACCAGTCATTACACGTCATGCACGCTTTGAACAACTTGGCGATGAAGATATTGTCCTCGAAAAGGCCTTATCTATGAGTTTAGATTTATTAGATTCGAATTTTAAATGTTTGCATCTAGATGGGGCATGGGGTCGTGAAAGGCATGTCAGTGTCGTTCCTTTAAAGCAAGGCTGTCATTCGATTTATAGTCTAAAAGGAGCTAGTAGTGCAGAGCACAATCCTTTTCTAGCTTTACTAAGGGGAGATGCCAATGAAAATTTTGGAGAGGTATTTGGTTTTTCATTAGTATATAGTGGTAATTTTATTGGACAGATTGATGTCAGTCCTTATGACGAGGCACGCATTAATTTTGGAATTCATCCAGAAAATTTTGAATGGCTTTTGTCAAAGGGTGCCTCATTTACTACACCGGAAGTTGTCATGGTTTATAGTGATTGTGGATTAAATGGAATGAGCCAGACTTTCCACAGTCTATTTCGTCAAAGGTTGGTAAGAGGGAAGTGGCGTGATACACCGAGACCTGTTCTACTTAATAACTGGGAAGCAATGACTTTTGACTTTGATGAAGAACGGATTCTAACTTTAGCTAAAGAAGCTGCATCTGTAGGGATAGAACTGTTTGTGATGGATGATGGGTGGTTTGGAAAGAGAAATAGCGACCGATCTGGATTAGGAGATTGGACTGTTAATTTAGAAAAACTACCACATGGTCTTACTGGTTTGATAGAGTCTATCCATGAAATGGGTATGTCCTTTGGTTTGTGGATAGAACCTGAAATGGTGAATAAAGACAGTGATTTATATAGAGAACATCCTGACTGGATTTTTCATCACCCCGATCGCAATACATCTCATGGAAGATTTCAATATACGCTCAATCTTGCCAATGAAGAGGTTTATCAGAATATTTATCAGCAATTACATCAGCTTTTAGCTAATCATGAGATTGATTATATTAAATGGGATATGAATCGTTACATGAGTGAAGTTTTTAGTCCACTACATTCTTCACAGCAGCAAGGGGAGCTATTCCATCGATATATTTTAAATCTTTATCGGCTATATGATGCCTTAACTAGTGAATTTCCAAATGTGTTATTTGAATCTTGCTCAAGTGGGGGCGGGCGTTTTGATCCTGCGATGCTCTATTATGCTCCACAAACTTGGACAAGTGATAATTCAGATGCTATAGAACGACTTAAAATTCAATATGGGACGTCAATGGTTTATCCACTTTCAAGTATGGGATGTCATGTGTCAGAAGTTCCAAATCAGCAGGTTCAACGAGTAACTCCTCTGTCGACTAGAGCAAACGTTGCTTATTTTGGTAGTTTTGGCTATGAACTTGACTTGTCAACATTAAATAGCGATGAAAAAAAAGCAATCGCCAATCAGATAGCGTTCTATAAAAACTATCGTCATGTTTTTCAAAGGGGTGAATTTACACGTTTAATAAGTCCTTTTGAAAGTAAAGTGACAGCATGGCAGGTTATGTCTGAAGATGGCGATAAAGGATTTGTAGCCTTTTATCGTACACTTGTTACATCTAATGAGGGGAGACAACGTTTGATGTTACAGAACCTTCAGCCAGAAGCTATTTATAAAATTAATAATAGCAAAACCTATTCCGGTGCAACCTTAATGAATGCTGGACTGGTTATTGATAAAGAAGATTTTGTGGAAGGTCTAAAGGACTTCACATCACTGCTAATTTCAATTGAAAAACAATAA
- a CDS encoding AraC family transcriptional regulator: protein MSTPKFFLFNNTSYMDFYPIQFGYEDCDPFHSFGPSVRKHYIFHYITEGEGTLYISEANKHYVLKAGQGFLIPPHLISSYEADADNPWSYMWIEFSGIKAYHYIQQAGLDKGHYVFEQSKSPKESLVYNYLKELIDGHDKRSSYIIAKTYLFIDALIEESQSQTVTSHDDIKEFYIREALNFIERNYENNISVETIANHCNLNRHYFSRLFKEKMNISPQTFLISYRLSKSCELLRHTNMSLQEIAEAVGYSNQFNFSTAFKRHYNLSPLHWRKHHS, encoded by the coding sequence ATGTCAACTCCAAAATTTTTCCTATTTAATAACACATCATATATGGATTTTTATCCTATACAGTTTGGATACGAAGATTGTGATCCCTTTCATTCCTTTGGACCTTCTGTTAGAAAACATTACATTTTTCATTACATTACTGAAGGGGAAGGGACATTATATATTAGTGAGGCTAATAAACATTATGTTCTTAAAGCAGGACAAGGCTTTTTAATTCCTCCTCATCTTATTTCCAGTTATGAGGCAGATGCTGATAATCCTTGGTCATATATGTGGATTGAATTCAGTGGTATTAAAGCTTACCATTATATCCAACAAGCAGGACTTGATAAGGGGCATTACGTCTTTGAGCAATCAAAATCTCCAAAAGAAAGTTTAGTATACAATTATTTAAAAGAGTTAATTGATGGTCATGATAAACGCTCTTCATATATCATTGCCAAAACTTATCTATTTATTGATGCGTTAATTGAGGAGTCTCAATCACAAACTGTTACATCCCATGACGATATTAAAGAATTCTACATCAGAGAGGCACTGAATTTTATAGAACGAAATTATGAAAATAATATTTCCGTTGAAACTATTGCTAACCATTGTAATTTAAACAGACATTATTTTAGTAGGCTTTTCAAAGAGAAGATGAACATTTCCCCACAAACCTTTTTAATTTCTTATCGACTAAGTAAATCCTGCGAACTATTAAGACATACTAACATGTCTTTACAAGAAATTGCTGAAGCAGTCGGGTATTCCAATCAGTTTAATTTTTCAACTGCATTCAAACGTCACTACAATCTGTCTCCACTCCATTGGCGAAAACACCATAGTTAA
- a CDS encoding sugar ABC transporter substrate-binding protein: protein MKMRKLGLGILLFSLGLSLAACSDKDKKQTESSTTKDGKTTISYAIWDSGQEPGIRKIADKFEEKNPKIKVDIQVVSWDTYWTMLEAGATGGSLPDTFWMHSNEIYRYGANEMLLNLDDYIKSSKMVSLSHFPKDLTSIYAIKGHQYAIPKDFDTIGLWYNKKMFDEAGIKYPDETWDWQTLKENAKRLTKADKHQYGFLAPLQNQSGYYNFVYQNGGTIITKDKKSGYDDPKTVEALKFYNSFVDEGLSPKVTDDKASVEALENGQVAMGYFGSWNLSSFSQNDYIKANVDVAVLPKGEKRATIFNGLGNAISANTKHPKESWKWVEYLSSKEGQVMQAKLGVAISAYKGTSDTWVDSNKNFKIKHFIDMLDYAQIRPYSNATTKWEDKAYETLKPAYLGKESVEKAAQKTAKMMNEELESEK from the coding sequence ATGAAAATGAGAAAGTTAGGCTTAGGTATTCTACTCTTTAGTTTAGGCTTATCTTTAGCTGCTTGTTCAGATAAGGATAAAAAACAAACAGAAAGTTCTACAACAAAAGATGGGAAAACAACCATCTCATATGCTATTTGGGATTCAGGTCAAGAACCTGGGATTCGTAAAATAGCTGATAAATTTGAAGAAAAAAATCCAAAAATTAAAGTAGATATTCAGGTTGTTTCCTGGGATACTTACTGGACGATGCTGGAAGCTGGTGCAACAGGAGGCTCATTACCTGATACTTTCTGGATGCATTCAAATGAAATCTACCGTTATGGTGCTAACGAAATGTTGCTAAATCTTGATGATTATATTAAGTCTAGCAAGATGGTATCATTAAGTCATTTTCCTAAAGATTTAACCTCTATTTATGCTATTAAGGGCCACCAATATGCTATTCCTAAAGACTTTGATACAATAGGCCTTTGGTATAATAAGAAAATGTTCGATGAAGCTGGTATTAAATATCCGGACGAAACTTGGGATTGGCAGACATTGAAAGAGAACGCTAAACGTCTGACAAAAGCAGATAAACATCAATATGGGTTCCTTGCTCCTTTACAGAATCAGTCAGGATACTATAATTTTGTCTATCAAAATGGTGGAACTATCATCACTAAAGATAAAAAATCCGGCTATGACGATCCTAAAACTGTGGAAGCTCTTAAGTTCTACAATAGTTTTGTAGATGAAGGGCTATCCCCTAAGGTTACTGATGATAAGGCCAGCGTGGAAGCTCTTGAGAATGGACAAGTTGCGATGGGTTACTTTGGCTCTTGGAACTTAAGTTCTTTTAGTCAAAACGATTATATTAAGGCAAACGTTGATGTTGCTGTTTTGCCAAAAGGAGAAAAACGAGCAACTATATTTAATGGTCTAGGGAATGCAATCTCTGCTAATACGAAACATCCTAAAGAATCATGGAAATGGGTAGAATATCTAAGTTCAAAAGAAGGACAAGTTATGCAAGCTAAACTTGGTGTTGCAATCTCTGCGTATAAAGGGACATCGGATACTTGGGTAGATTCCAACAAGAACTTTAAGATAAAACACTTTATTGATATGTTGGACTACGCTCAAATTCGTCCATACTCAAATGCAACGACCAAGTGGGAAGATAAAGCATATGAAACCCTAAAACCGGCTTACCTTGGGAAAGAATCTGTCGAAAAAGCAGCCCAGAAAACAGCTAAAATGATGAATGAAGAATTAGAGTCAGAAAAATAG
- a CDS encoding carbohydrate ABC transporter permease, protein MQSKKYFSKLGLHLFLIFIALGMVVPFIWMILTSFKTVSESTQMNPFKIFPHVWQFSNYSEVIRQNNFVILYLNTILMMLWRIISSVLFSAMAAYAFARLRFPGRNFLFGLVLFQMMVPPQLFVIPQYLMINSLGMRNTVFALVFPGLVSAFGTFLLRQFFVSLPKELEEAAELDGCNIGQTFFKIMLPLAKSGLIALAIFTALFAFKDLLWPLIINSEAESATLSSALSKIQGAYATNYPQLMAASVLAIWPMVIIYLIFQKQFIQGVASSGGKL, encoded by the coding sequence ATGCAGTCAAAAAAATATTTTTCAAAGTTAGGGTTACATCTATTTCTTATTTTTATCGCTTTAGGAATGGTAGTACCATTTATATGGATGATTTTAACTTCCTTTAAAACCGTATCGGAATCCACTCAAATGAATCCATTCAAAATTTTTCCACATGTTTGGCAGTTTAGCAATTATTCAGAAGTTATTCGACAAAATAATTTCGTTATTTTATACCTCAATACGATTTTAATGATGTTATGGCGAATTATCAGTTCAGTTTTATTCAGTGCAATGGCAGCGTATGCTTTCGCTCGCCTACGCTTTCCCGGTAGAAATTTCTTATTTGGTCTAGTACTTTTCCAAATGATGGTTCCTCCACAACTATTTGTTATTCCGCAATATCTTATGATTAACAGTCTAGGTATGCGAAATACTGTTTTTGCTCTAGTTTTTCCAGGATTAGTGTCAGCTTTTGGCACATTCCTATTAAGACAATTTTTTGTAAGTTTACCAAAAGAATTAGAAGAGGCTGCGGAGCTGGACGGTTGTAATATAGGACAAACATTTTTTAAGATTATGCTACCACTTGCTAAGTCCGGTCTAATAGCTTTAGCCATCTTCACTGCTTTATTTGCATTTAAAGATTTGTTGTGGCCATTAATTATCAATTCAGAAGCAGAATCAGCAACCTTATCAAGTGCCTTATCAAAAATCCAAGGAGCATATGCAACTAATTATCCACAATTAATGGCTGCTAGTGTTTTGGCGATTTGGCCAATGGTAATTATTTATCTTATTTTTCAAAAACAATTTATTCAGGGCGTTGCTTCCTCTGGAGGAAAATTATAG
- a CDS encoding carbohydrate ABC transporter permease, with amino-acid sequence MKNYKKRKQTFWGLLFVAPTIIGLVILNIIPILQTLKMSFFKSGDFGRGDIFIGLANYKRLLEDQQVWQATWNTILYTLLVVPIMVILALILASILNANIKGKHLYRTIYFLPMVAAPAAVTMVWKWLYNEDFGLINFMLSKIGIGAIDWLKDPKIAMYSIAIIGIWSSVGYGMILILAGLQEIPKDYYEVAVIDGASPIKQFFYITLPLVSPTLFFVIVTNIISSMQVFDSIYMVQSVTSPAYQNTVSLVYLFYNQSFKYADRGYGATIVMLLLIIIMVITGIQMKVQKKWVHYH; translated from the coding sequence ATGAAAAATTATAAAAAACGAAAACAAACTTTTTGGGGCTTACTATTTGTAGCACCGACCATAATTGGTTTAGTTATCCTGAATATTATCCCTATTCTACAAACTTTAAAGATGAGTTTTTTTAAAAGTGGGGATTTTGGGAGAGGAGATATATTTATTGGGTTAGCAAATTATAAACGATTACTAGAGGATCAACAAGTCTGGCAAGCAACCTGGAATACAATTCTATATACATTACTAGTAGTTCCTATAATGGTTATTCTAGCTCTAATACTAGCAAGTATTTTGAATGCAAATATTAAAGGTAAACATCTCTATAGGACAATTTATTTTTTACCAATGGTAGCAGCTCCTGCAGCAGTTACTATGGTTTGGAAATGGCTTTATAACGAGGATTTTGGATTAATCAACTTTATGTTATCTAAAATAGGAATTGGGGCTATTGATTGGTTGAAGGATCCTAAAATAGCTATGTACTCGATTGCTATTATTGGTATTTGGAGTTCAGTAGGCTACGGGATGATATTGATTTTGGCTGGGCTCCAAGAAATTCCAAAAGATTATTACGAAGTTGCAGTCATAGACGGTGCAAGTCCGATAAAACAGTTCTTTTATATCACATTGCCTCTGGTTTCACCTACCTTATTTTTTGTCATTGTAACCAATATCATTTCATCGATGCAGGTTTTTGACTCTATTTATATGGTTCAAAGTGTGACTAGTCCAGCATATCAAAACACAGTTTCTTTAGTTTACCTTTTTTATAATCAGTCCTTTAAATATGCTGACAGAGGTTATGGTGCAACGATTGTGATGCTCTTACTCATCATTATTATGGTTATTACTGGTATTCAGATGAAGGTGCAGAAGAAATGGGTTCACTATCACTAG